From a single Salvelinus sp. IW2-2015 linkage group LG22, ASM291031v2, whole genome shotgun sequence genomic region:
- the LOC111949951 gene encoding low choriolytic enzyme-like, giving the protein MDHRPTLSLLLLLLLGLSQASENEVHVEPDHVSITSAILESNNGTNELLLEGDILAPRTRNAMKCFSSQYSCLWKKSSDGLVYVPYILSAVYSSLEVETIETAMKYFHGKTCIRFIPRKKQTAYLDIQSSGGCFGTMGTVGDRQTLSLAQFGCVQHGIIQHELLHSLGFHHEHNRSDRDQYIKINWQYIYDNAVENFQXQDTNNLNTAYDYSSVMHYDKTAYTNNYGKETISPIPDPSVAIGQRQGMSDIDVLRVNKLYQC; this is encoded by the coding sequence ATGGACCACAGACCCACTCTTAGcctgcttctgctgctgctgctgggcctATCACAGGCCAGTGAAAATGAGGTCCATGTTGAGCCGGACCATGTGTCCATCACTTCAGCGATCCTGGAGTCCAACAACGGAACCAATGAGCTGCTGCTGGAAGGAGACATTCTGGCTCCTAGAACCAGGAACGCCATGAAGTGCTTCAGCAGCCAGTACAGCTGTCTCTGGAAGAAGTCATCCGACGGCTTGGTGTATGTGCCTTACATCCTCAGCGCTGTATATTCCAGCTTGGAGGTAGAGACGATTGAGACGGCCATGAAGTACTTCCATGGCAAGACCTGCATCCGCTTCATCCCACGTAAGAAACAGACTGCCTACCTGGACATTCAGAGCAGCGGTGGGTGTTTTGGTACCATGGGGACTGTTGGGGACAGGCAGACATTGTCTCTTGCACAGTTTGGCTGTGTTCAACATGGTATCATCCAGCATGAGCTGCTTCACTCCCTGGGCTTTCACCACGAGCACAACAGGAGTGACCGTGACCAGTATATCAAGATCAACTGGCAATACATCTATGACAACGCCGTCGAGAACTTCCAGARGCAGGACACCAACAACCTGAACACTGCATACGACTACTCCTCTGTCATGCACTATGATAAAACCGCTTACACTAACAACTACGGAAAGGAAACCATCTCTCCCATCCCAGACCCATCTGTGGCCATCGGACAGAGACAGGGCATGTCCGACATTGATGTCCTGAGGGTCAACAAGCTCTACCAATGCTAA